From Carya illinoinensis cultivar Pawnee chromosome 5, C.illinoinensisPawnee_v1, whole genome shotgun sequence, one genomic window encodes:
- the LOC122310756 gene encoding LEAF RUST 10 DISEASE-RESISTANCE LOCUS RECEPTOR-LIKE PROTEIN KINASE-like 2.8, protein MTRSGVSLLPAGLTAVIVLVLLVHQTFGVKDGDHDCATSCGNIHNISFPFRLREQPANCGDERYNLSCEDNQTVLYLLGGKYYVQEIDYSNETIRVVESGIQKDNYSSIPRYFLNDDKLSASDTPYYPSSDLNWSAVAFLMCEKPMNPGIYLNKSTCFESGVYSASNSPNNLTQSKLGFDYVTYGWTKASDVVDESCQVEQIVWTSEQGQLPDDDERNFSCTDYHNKLAYGFQLKWFPMDCINRCGETVYCSVDPNGTLVYRNVGSCIGLPKELFWLYKGFRGILRTLYQAYIAIRVKFFHPQTDGVYNYYNEGDYQLRSYLYRRDRVLSVQLMIILIDFGLFHGAKIILATPFVLAFLIYKWRRRHLSMYNAIEEFLQKHNDLVPIRYSYSEVKKMTKGFKDKLGEGGYGTVFKGTLRSGQLVAVKMLGKSKANGQEFISEVATIGTIHHVNIVQLIGFCVEGSKRALVYEFMSNGSLNKYIFSQEGSILLSFEKMHDIALGVARGIKYLHEGCEMQILHFDIKPHNILLDENLTPKVSDFGLARLFSVDDSIVSLTAVRGTLGYMAPELCYQNIGGISYKADVYSFGMLLMDMTGRRRNLNTFADHSSETYFPTCVYDELHNENDIEIEDAIDEEKKMTKKMIIVALWCIQMKPNDRPSMKKVIEMLEGDIECLQIPPKPFSALSERYIQSDIEESSNQSWSSIQSSELSQYTQSSMQFN, encoded by the exons atgacgAGATCAGGTGTGTCGCTCCTCCCTGCAGGACTCACCGCCGTTATTGTTCTAGTACTGCTAGTCCATCAAACTTTCGGCGTTAAGGACGGTGATCATGACTGTGCTACTTCCTGCGGCAACATCCACAACATAAGTTTTCCGTTTCGATTGAGAGAACAGCCAGCAAACTGCGGCGACGAAAGGTATAATCTGTCATGTGAGGACAATCAAACTGTGCTATACTTACTTGGCGGAAAATATTACGTACAGGAAATCGATTACAGTAACGAAACAATACGAGTTGTGGAATCGGGTATTCAGAAGGATAATTACTCCTCTATCCCTCGTTATTTTCTTAATGACGATAAATTATCTGCTTCCGATACTCCATATTATCCGTCCTCTGATCTGAACTGGAGTGCGGTGGCTTTTTTGATGTGTGAAAAACCAATGAATCCTGGGATCTATCTGAACAAATCTACTTGCTTTGAGAGTGGAGTGTATTCCGCGTCCAACTCTCCTAATAATTTGACCCAATCCAAGCTGGGGTTTGATTATGTTACATATGGGTGGACGAAAGCAAGCGATGTTGTGGATGAATCGTGCCAAGTAGAGCAGATTGTTTGGACATCGGAGCAAGGCCAATTACCAGATGATGATGAAAGAAACTTCTCCTGTACAGACTACCACAACAAATTGGCCTATGGTTTTCAGCTTAAATGGTTCCCTATGGATTGTATTAATAGGTGTGGCGAAACGGTTTATTGCAGCGTTGACCCGAATGGCACATTAGTCTATAGAAACGTCGGATCTTGTATTG GACTCCCTAAAGAACTATTTTGGTTATACAAAG GATTCCGCGGCATACTACGTACTTTATACCAGG CATATATAGCTATTCGAGTAAAGTTTTTCCATCCGCAGACAGACGGCG TATACAATTATTATAATGAAGGCGATTATCAGCTCAGAAGTTATTTATATAGACGTGACAGAG TACTTTCAGTCCAACTAATGATCATTCTCATCGACTTCG gactaTTCCATGGAGCAAAAATTATACTGGCGACTCCATTTGTGCTTGCATTCTTGATATATAAGTGGCGTAGGAGACATTTATCAATGTATAACGCCATTGAAGAATTTTTGCAAAAACACAACGATCTCGTGCCAATAAGGTACTCTTACTCAGAAGTAAAGAAGAtgaccaaaggttttaaggatAAACTGGGTGAAGGTGGTTATGGCACTGTCTTTAAAGGAACACTTCGAAGTGGCCAACTTGTAGCTGTAAAAATGTTGGGTAAATCCAAAGCTAATGGCCAAGAATTTATCAGCGAAGTTGCTACCATTGGAACGATTCACCATGTTAATATAGTGCAACTCATTGGCTTTTGCGTTGAAGGATCAAAGCGTGCTCTTGTATATGAATTTATGTCCAACGGATCTctcaataaatacattttttcacAAGAAGGAAGTATTCTTCTAAGCTTTGAAAAAATGCATGATATTGCTCTTGGAGTAGCTCGTGGCATTAAATATTTACATGAAGGTTGTGAAATGCAAATTTTGCATTTCGATATCAAGCCTCACAACATTCTTCTCGACGAGAATCTTACACCTAAGGTCTCAGACTTTGGCTTGGCAAGACTTTTTTCAGTAGATGATAGTATTGTTTCTTTGACTGCTGTAAGGGGGACATTGGGATACATGGCTCCCGAGTTGTGCTATCAAAATATTGGGGGCATCTCATATAAAGCcgatgtttatagttttggaatGTTATTGATGGACATGACAGGTAGACGAAGGAACTTGAATACATTTGCAGATCATTCTAGTGAAACCTACTTCCCTACTTGTGTCTATGATGAGTTGCACAATGAAAATGATATAGAAATAGAAGATGCCATCGacgaggaaaagaaaatgactaAGAAGATGATCATAGTTGCATTGTGGTGTATACAAATGAAACCTAATGATCGTCCTTCAATGAAAAAAGTCATAGAAATGCTTGAAGGAGATATTGAATGTTTACAAATACCTCCAAAGCCTTTCTCAGCATTATCAGAGAGATACATACAATCAGACATTGAAGAAAGTTCAAATCAGTCTTGGTCATCAATTCAATCGAGCGAATTGAGTCAATATACACAATCGTCAATGCAATTTAACTGA